The Suncus etruscus isolate mSunEtr1 chromosome 7, mSunEtr1.pri.cur, whole genome shotgun sequence genome includes a window with the following:
- the UBA3 gene encoding NEDD8-activating enzyme E1 catalytic subunit isoform X2: MADGEEPEKKRRRIEELLAEKMAVDGGCGDTGDWEGRWNHVKKFLERSGPFTHPDFEPSTESLQFLLETCKVLVIGAGGLGCELLKNLALSGFRQIHVIDMDTIDVSNLNRQFLFRPKDVGRPKAEVAAEFLNDRIPNCNVVPYFNKIQDFNDIFYRQFHIIVCGLDSIIARRWINGMLISLLNYEDGVLDTSSIVPLIDGGTEGFKGNARVILPGMTACIECTLELYPPQVNFPMCTIASMPRLPEHCIEYVRILQWPKEQPFGEGVPLDGDDPDHIQWIFEKSQERASQYNIRGITYRLTQGVVKRIIPAVASTNAVIAAVCATEVFKIATSAYIPLNNYLIFNDVDGLYTYTFEAERKDNCPACSQLPQNIQFSPSAKLQEVLDYLTNSASLQMKSPAITATLEGKNRTLYLQSVTSIEERTRPNLSKTLKELGLVDGQELAVADVTTPQTVLFKLHFTS, translated from the exons ATGGCGGATGGCGAGGAGCC ggagaagaaaagaaggagaatagAGGAGCTGCTGGCTGAGAA AATGGCTGTTGATGGTGGGTGTGGGGACACTGGAGACTGGGAAGGTCGCTGGAACCATGTAAAGAAGTTCCTCGAGCGATCTGGACCCTTCACACACCCTGATTTCGAACCCAGCACCGAA TCTCTCCAGTTTTTGTTAGAAACATGTAAAGTTCTAGTCATTGGAGCAGGCGGCTTAGGATGTGAGCTACTGAAAAATCTG GCATTATCTGGATTTAGACAGATACATGTTATAGACATGGACACTATAGATGTTTCCAATCTGAATAGGCAGTTTTTGTTTAG GCCTAAAGATGTTGGAAGACCTAAAGCTGAAGTTGCTGCagaatttttaaatgacagaATTCCTAATTGCAATGTAGTTCC ATATTTCAACAAGATTCAGGATTTTAATGACATTTTCTATCGAC aatttcaTATAATCGTATGTGGCTTAGACTCAATTATAGCCAGAAGATGGATAAATGGCATGCTG ATATCACTTCTGAATTATGAAGATGGTGTTTTGGATACCAGCTCCATTGTCCCTTTGATAGATGGGGGTACAGAAGGTTTTAAAGGGAATGCCCGAGTGATTCTGCCTGGAATGACTGCCTGTATTGAGTGTACACTGGAACTGTATCCACCACAG GTTAATTTTCCCATGTGCACCATTGCATCTATGCCCAGGCTACCAGAACACTGTATTGAATATGTAAGGATATTGCAGTGGCCTAAGGAGCAGCCTTTTGGAg AAGGCGTTCCATTAGATGGAGATGATCCTGATCATATCCAGTGGATTTTTGAAAAATCCCAAGAAAGAGCATCTCAGTATAATATTAGGGGTATTACATATAGACTCACTCAAG ggGTGGTAAAACGAATCATTCCTGCAGTAGCTTCCACAAATGCGGTCATTGCGG CCGTGTGTGCCACTGAGGTTTTTAAAATAGCTACAag TGCATATATTCCCCTTAATAACTACTTGATATTTAACGATGTGGATGGACTGTACACATACACATTTGAAGCAGAGAGAAAG GACAACTGTCCGGCTTGTAGTCAGCTTCCTCAAAATATTCAGTTTTCGCCATCAGCTAAACTACAGGAAGTTTTGGATTACCTAACTAATAGTGCATCTTT gcagATGAAATCTCCAGCCATCACAGCCACACTAGAAGGGAAAAATAGAACGCTTTACTTACAG tCAGTAACTTCAATTGAAGAACGAACAAGGCCAAATCTCTCCAAGACATTGAAAG AATTGGGACTTGTCGATGGGCAAGAACTGGCAGTTGCTGATGTCACTACACCACAGACTGTACTATTCAAACTTCATTTTACTtcttaa
- the UBA3 gene encoding NEDD8-activating enzyme E1 catalytic subunit isoform X11 codes for MADGEEPMAVDGGCGDTGDWEGRWNHVKKFLERSGPFTHPDFEPSTESLQFLLETCKVLVIGAGGLGCELLKNLALSGFRQIHVIDMDTIDVSNLNRQFLFRPKDVGRPKAEVAAEFLNDRIPNCNVVPYFNKIQDFNDIFYRQFHIIVCGLDSIIARRWINGMLISLLNYEDGVLDTSSIVPLIDGGTEGFKGNARVILPGMTACIECTLELYPPQVNFPMCTIASMPRLPEHCIEYVRILQWPKEQPFGEGVPLDGDDPDHIQWIFEKSQERASQYNIRGITYRLTQGVVKRIIPAVASTNAVIAAVCATEVFKIATSAYIPLNNYLIFNDVDGLYTYTFEAERKDNCPACSQLPQNIQFSPSAKLQEVLDYLTNSASLQMKSPAITATLEGKNRTLYLQSVTSIEERTRPNLSKTLKELGLVDGQELAVADVTTPQTVLFKLHFTS; via the exons ATGGCGGATGGCGAGGAGCC AATGGCTGTTGATGGTGGGTGTGGGGACACTGGAGACTGGGAAGGTCGCTGGAACCATGTAAAGAAGTTCCTCGAGCGATCTGGACCCTTCACACACCCTGATTTCGAACCCAGCACCGAA TCTCTCCAGTTTTTGTTAGAAACATGTAAAGTTCTAGTCATTGGAGCAGGCGGCTTAGGATGTGAGCTACTGAAAAATCTG GCATTATCTGGATTTAGACAGATACATGTTATAGACATGGACACTATAGATGTTTCCAATCTGAATAGGCAGTTTTTGTTTAG GCCTAAAGATGTTGGAAGACCTAAAGCTGAAGTTGCTGCagaatttttaaatgacagaATTCCTAATTGCAATGTAGTTCC ATATTTCAACAAGATTCAGGATTTTAATGACATTTTCTATCGAC aatttcaTATAATCGTATGTGGCTTAGACTCAATTATAGCCAGAAGATGGATAAATGGCATGCTG ATATCACTTCTGAATTATGAAGATGGTGTTTTGGATACCAGCTCCATTGTCCCTTTGATAGATGGGGGTACAGAAGGTTTTAAAGGGAATGCCCGAGTGATTCTGCCTGGAATGACTGCCTGTATTGAGTGTACACTGGAACTGTATCCACCACAG GTTAATTTTCCCATGTGCACCATTGCATCTATGCCCAGGCTACCAGAACACTGTATTGAATATGTAAGGATATTGCAGTGGCCTAAGGAGCAGCCTTTTGGAg AAGGCGTTCCATTAGATGGAGATGATCCTGATCATATCCAGTGGATTTTTGAAAAATCCCAAGAAAGAGCATCTCAGTATAATATTAGGGGTATTACATATAGACTCACTCAAG ggGTGGTAAAACGAATCATTCCTGCAGTAGCTTCCACAAATGCGGTCATTGCGG CCGTGTGTGCCACTGAGGTTTTTAAAATAGCTACAag TGCATATATTCCCCTTAATAACTACTTGATATTTAACGATGTGGATGGACTGTACACATACACATTTGAAGCAGAGAGAAAG GACAACTGTCCGGCTTGTAGTCAGCTTCCTCAAAATATTCAGTTTTCGCCATCAGCTAAACTACAGGAAGTTTTGGATTACCTAACTAATAGTGCATCTTT gcagATGAAATCTCCAGCCATCACAGCCACACTAGAAGGGAAAAATAGAACGCTTTACTTACAG tCAGTAACTTCAATTGAAGAACGAACAAGGCCAAATCTCTCCAAGACATTGAAAG AATTGGGACTTGTCGATGGGCAAGAACTGGCAGTTGCTGATGTCACTACACCACAGACTGTACTATTCAAACTTCATTTTACTtcttaa